A genome region from Streptomyces pratensis includes the following:
- a CDS encoding type III pantothenate kinase, with protein sequence MLLTIDVGNSHTVLGLFDGEEIVEHWRISTDARRTADELAVLLQGLMGMHPLLGVELGDGIEGIAICSTVPAVLHELREVTRRYYGDVPAVLVEPGVKTGVPVLTDNPKEVGADRIINAVAAVELYGGPAIVVDLGTATTFDAVSARGEYTGGVIAPGIEISVEALGVKGAQLRKIELARPRSVIGKNTVEAMQSGIVYGFAGQIDGVVERMKKELAADPDEVTVIATGGLAPMVLGESSVIDEHEPWLTLIGLRLVYERNIARM encoded by the coding sequence ATGCTGCTCACCATCGACGTCGGCAACTCCCACACCGTCCTCGGCCTGTTCGACGGCGAGGAGATCGTCGAGCACTGGCGGATCTCCACCGACGCCCGCCGTACCGCCGACGAGCTCGCCGTCCTGCTCCAGGGACTGATGGGCATGCACCCGCTGCTCGGCGTCGAGCTGGGCGACGGCATCGAGGGCATCGCGATCTGCTCGACCGTCCCCGCCGTACTGCACGAGCTCCGCGAGGTCACCCGCCGCTACTACGGTGACGTCCCGGCGGTTCTGGTCGAGCCGGGCGTCAAGACCGGAGTGCCGGTCCTCACGGACAACCCGAAGGAGGTCGGCGCGGACCGGATCATCAACGCGGTCGCCGCCGTCGAGCTCTACGGAGGCCCGGCCATCGTCGTGGACCTCGGCACGGCCACCACCTTCGACGCGGTGTCCGCGCGCGGCGAGTACACGGGCGGGGTGATCGCGCCGGGCATCGAGATCTCCGTGGAGGCACTCGGGGTCAAGGGGGCCCAGCTCCGCAAGATCGAGCTGGCCCGGCCCCGCAGCGTGATCGGCAAGAACACCGTCGAGGCCATGCAGTCGGGCATCGTGTACGGCTTCGCCGGCCAGATCGACGGAGTGGTCGAGCGCATGAAGAAGGAGCTGGCGGCCGACCCCGACGAGGTCACCGTCATCGCGACCGGCGGCCTTGCTCCGATGGTGTTGGGCGAGTCCTCCGTCATCGACGAGCACGAGCCCTGGCTGACCCTCATCGGGCTGCGCCTCGTGTACGAGCGGAACATCGCCCGTATGTAG
- a CDS encoding ATP-binding protein, with product MAPLIWINGPFGGGKTQTAYELGRRLPGSVVCDPEHPGFGLHRMLPPGLRGDFQELGAWRHGVREVLGLALRGHPGPVIAPMTLVDGGYFDEIVGRLRDDGHTVHHFALLAERGTVLRRLRERGLGRGLKHESFAVERLDHCLGRLRGPEFAEHIRTDRLTVSQVAVRIGESAGLRLVPDTDGALRHRVRRTWTSIKHIRFD from the coding sequence GTGGCACCGCTGATCTGGATCAACGGGCCGTTCGGCGGCGGAAAGACACAGACGGCCTACGAGCTCGGACGCCGGCTGCCCGGCAGTGTGGTCTGCGACCCCGAGCACCCCGGTTTCGGCCTGCACCGGATGCTGCCGCCCGGGCTGAGGGGTGACTTCCAGGAACTGGGCGCATGGCGCCACGGCGTGCGGGAGGTCCTCGGTCTGGCCCTGCGCGGGCACCCGGGACCCGTGATCGCGCCGATGACGCTCGTCGACGGCGGCTACTTCGACGAGATCGTCGGACGGCTGCGCGACGACGGGCACACGGTGCACCACTTCGCCTTGCTCGCCGAGCGCGGCACGGTGCTGCGGCGGCTGAGGGAACGCGGCCTCGGACGAGGCCTGAAGCACGAGAGCTTCGCCGTCGAGCGGCTCGACCACTGCTTGGGGCGGCTCCGCGGACCGGAGTTCGCCGAGCACATCCGCACCGACCGGCTGACCGTCTCTCAGGTGGCCGTCCGCATAGGGGAGTCGGCCGGACTCCGCCTCGTCCCGGACACGGACGGCGCGTTGCGGCACCGCGTCCGGCGCACCTGGACGAGCATCAAGCACATCCGTTTCGACTGA
- a CDS encoding threonine aldolase family protein: MGVTDEQMQRNRRLTAWQRSGKALARMSADHTLAERLATLAADAGTVHDLDEWTDVYGDGVVAEVERRTAELLGMEAAAFFPTGTMAQQVALRCWAGRTGNAVVALHPLSHPEVHERGALTSVSGLRTVHPTAAPRHATADEIRDFPEPFGTLMLELPLRDAGFVLPSWEQLEGVVAAARERDAVVHLDGARLWECTPHFGRGLPEIAALADSVYVSFYKSLDGLSGAVLAGPDPLIEEARTWRHRYGGQVFQQYPAALSALLGLERELPRLPSYVAHAKVVAEALAKGFEGAGVPWFRVHPEPPHTHQFKVWLPYSADVLDEASVRQAEETGVTLFRRWFAAPTGPPGLSFTEVTVAAPGLEWTAGDVREAVASFVRLVEEETTPRA; the protein is encoded by the coding sequence ATGGGAGTCACCGACGAGCAGATGCAGAGGAACCGCAGGCTGACGGCCTGGCAGCGGTCCGGAAAAGCGCTGGCGCGCATGTCCGCCGACCACACGCTGGCCGAGCGGCTGGCCACGCTCGCCGCCGACGCCGGCACTGTCCACGACCTCGACGAATGGACTGATGTGTACGGCGACGGGGTCGTCGCCGAGGTCGAGCGGCGCACGGCGGAGCTGCTGGGCATGGAGGCCGCGGCGTTCTTCCCGACCGGAACGATGGCCCAGCAGGTCGCTCTGCGGTGCTGGGCGGGGCGTACGGGCAACGCGGTCGTGGCACTGCATCCGCTCTCCCACCCGGAGGTCCACGAGCGGGGCGCACTCACCTCGGTGAGCGGGCTGCGCACGGTGCATCCGACCGCCGCGCCCCGGCACGCCACCGCGGACGAGATCCGGGACTTCCCCGAGCCGTTCGGCACGCTGATGCTGGAGCTGCCGCTGCGCGACGCGGGCTTCGTCCTGCCCTCCTGGGAGCAGCTGGAGGGCGTCGTGGCCGCCGCGCGGGAACGGGACGCGGTGGTGCACCTGGACGGGGCGCGCCTGTGGGAGTGCACGCCGCACTTCGGGCGCGGCCTGCCGGAGATCGCGGCGCTCGCCGACAGCGTGTACGTGTCGTTCTACAAGTCCCTGGACGGGCTGTCGGGAGCGGTGCTCGCCGGGCCCGACCCGCTGATCGAGGAGGCGAGGACCTGGCGCCACCGGTACGGCGGTCAGGTCTTCCAGCAGTACCCGGCAGCCCTCTCCGCCCTGCTGGGCCTGGAGCGGGAACTGCCGAGGCTGCCGTCGTACGTGGCACACGCGAAAGTGGTGGCCGAAGCGCTGGCGAAGGGATTCGAAGGGGCGGGCGTGCCGTGGTTCCGGGTGCACCCCGAGCCGCCGCACACGCACCAGTTCAAGGTCTGGCTGCCGTACTCCGCGGATGTCCTGGACGAGGCGTCGGTGCGGCAGGCGGAGGAAACGGGCGTGACCCTCTTCCGCCGCTGGTTCGCGGCTCCGACCGGGCCGCCAGGGCTCTCGTTCACCGAGGTCACGGTGGCGGCGCCGGGGCTGGAGTGGACGGCCGGCGACGTGCGCGAGGCGGTGGCGTCGTTCGTACGGCTGGTGGAGGAGGAGACGACCCCTCGGGCGTAG
- the nadC gene encoding carboxylating nicotinate-nucleotide diphosphorylase, with protein sequence MSTPEENPRPTPVDVPLIHIGAPAESGGGCGDGCGCGDGYDPDGLECGLDPALAQLLAEAGLDPVQVEDIAHVAIEEDLDGGEDVTTVATVPEDSVATGDFTAREAGVVAGLRVAEAVLSIVCTDEFEVERHVEDGDRVEAGQKLLTVTTRTRDLLTGERSALNLLCRLSGIATATRAWADVLDGTKAKVRDTRKTTPGLRALEKYAVRCGGGVNHRMSLVDAALVKDNHVIAAGGVAEAFNRVRKAFPDLAIEVEVDTLEQVREVLDAGADLILLDNFTPAGTAEAVALVDGRAVLESSGRLTLDSARAYAEAGVDYLAVGALTHSSPILDIGLDFREAAAQTDGAGA encoded by the coding sequence GTGAGCACGCCCGAAGAGAATCCGCGCCCCACACCCGTGGACGTTCCGCTGATCCACATCGGCGCGCCCGCCGAGTCCGGGGGCGGCTGCGGTGACGGCTGCGGCTGCGGTGACGGCTACGACCCCGACGGCCTGGAGTGCGGTCTCGACCCCGCCCTGGCTCAGCTCCTGGCCGAAGCCGGCCTGGACCCGGTCCAGGTCGAGGACATCGCCCACGTCGCGATCGAGGAGGACCTGGACGGCGGCGAGGACGTCACCACCGTGGCGACCGTCCCGGAGGACTCGGTCGCCACCGGCGACTTCACGGCGCGTGAGGCGGGCGTCGTCGCCGGTCTGCGCGTCGCCGAGGCCGTGCTGTCCATCGTCTGCACCGACGAGTTCGAGGTCGAGCGCCACGTCGAGGACGGCGACCGCGTCGAGGCCGGCCAGAAGCTGCTCACGGTCACGACCCGTACCCGTGACCTGCTCACCGGCGAGCGCAGCGCGCTCAACCTGCTGTGCCGGCTCTCCGGCATCGCGACCGCCACCCGCGCCTGGGCCGATGTGCTCGACGGTACGAAGGCGAAGGTCCGCGACACCCGCAAGACCACCCCGGGGCTGCGCGCGCTCGAGAAGTACGCGGTGCGCTGCGGAGGCGGGGTCAACCACCGCATGTCGCTCGTGGACGCGGCGCTGGTCAAGGACAACCACGTGATCGCCGCCGGTGGCGTCGCCGAGGCGTTCAACCGGGTCAGGAAGGCGTTCCCGGACCTCGCGATCGAGGTCGAGGTCGACACCCTGGAGCAGGTACGCGAGGTGCTGGACGCCGGAGCGGACCTGATCCTGCTGGACAACTTCACCCCGGCCGGGACCGCCGAGGCGGTCGCCCTCGTCGACGGCCGCGCGGTGCTGGAGTCCTCGGGCCGGCTCACCCTCGACTCGGCCCGCGCCTACGCCGAGGCCGGGGTCGACTACCTGGCCGTCGGCGCGCTCACGCACTCCTCGCCGATCCTCGACATCGGCCTGGACTTCCGCGAGGCCGCGGCGCAGACCGACGGGGCCGGCGCCTGA
- a CDS encoding L-aspartate oxidase: MTGIRLTAPAPGWAIDADVVVVGSGVAGLTTALRCAAAGLATVVVTKARLDDGSTRWAQGGIAAALGEGDTPEQHLDDTLVAGAGLCDETAVRTLVTEGPDAVRRLIETGAHFDTTDTGAIALTREGGHHRRRIAHAGGDATGAEISRALVDAVRSAALRTIENALVLDLLTDAEGRTEGVTLHVMGEGQHDGVGAVRAPAVVLATGGMGQVFSATTNPPVSTGDGVALALRAGAEVSDLEFVQFHPTVLFLGADSEGQQPLVSEAVRGEGAHLVDASGTRFMLGQHELAELAPRDIVAKAITRQMHLQGTEHMYLDARHFGAGMWEQRFPTILAACRAHGIDPVTQPIPVAPAAHYASGGVRTDLRGRTTVPGLYACGEVACTGVHGANRLASNSLLEGLVFAERIAADIVDGPRADPGAVPRREPVVPPAGAHTVPLLTAESRAAVQRIMTRGAGVIRSAGSLATAAGELDALQQAAAEEDGPKDAVPGVEAWEATNLLLVSRVLVAAAQEREETRGCHWREDRPDRDDADWRRHLVVRLAPDRQPVVRTTDSAAFPPVRPRDPADPADTALSASPRNHPADAPEEP, encoded by the coding sequence GTGACCGGAATACGGCTGACCGCCCCCGCCCCGGGCTGGGCCATCGACGCGGACGTCGTCGTGGTCGGCTCCGGTGTGGCCGGTCTCACCACCGCTCTGCGCTGCGCCGCGGCGGGCCTCGCGACCGTGGTCGTGACCAAGGCCCGCCTCGACGACGGCTCCACCCGCTGGGCGCAGGGCGGCATCGCCGCCGCGCTCGGCGAGGGCGACACGCCTGAGCAGCACCTCGACGACACCCTGGTCGCCGGTGCCGGCCTGTGCGACGAGACTGCGGTGCGCACCCTCGTCACCGAGGGCCCTGACGCCGTACGCAGGCTGATCGAGACAGGCGCGCACTTCGACACCACGGACACCGGGGCGATCGCCCTGACCAGGGAGGGCGGCCACCACCGCCGCCGCATCGCGCACGCCGGAGGCGACGCGACGGGCGCGGAGATCTCCCGGGCCCTGGTCGACGCGGTCCGTTCGGCCGCCCTGCGCACCATCGAGAACGCCCTGGTCCTGGACCTGCTCACGGATGCCGAAGGCCGTACCGAGGGTGTCACCCTGCACGTCATGGGTGAGGGCCAGCACGACGGTGTCGGCGCCGTCCGCGCCCCGGCCGTGGTGCTCGCGACCGGCGGCATGGGCCAGGTCTTCTCCGCCACCACCAACCCGCCGGTCTCGACGGGCGACGGGGTGGCGCTCGCGCTGCGCGCCGGCGCGGAGGTATCGGACCTGGAATTCGTCCAATTCCATCCGACCGTCCTGTTTCTCGGCGCCGACTCCGAGGGCCAGCAGCCGCTGGTGTCCGAAGCCGTACGCGGCGAGGGCGCCCATCTCGTGGACGCCTCCGGTACCCGCTTCATGCTCGGGCAGCACGAGCTGGCCGAGCTGGCGCCCCGCGACATCGTCGCCAAGGCCATCACCCGGCAGATGCACCTCCAGGGCACCGAGCACATGTATCTCGACGCCCGCCACTTCGGCGCCGGGATGTGGGAACAGCGCTTCCCGACGATCCTCGCCGCCTGCCGCGCCCACGGCATCGACCCCGTCACGCAGCCGATTCCGGTCGCCCCCGCAGCGCACTACGCCTCGGGCGGCGTGCGTACCGACCTCCGCGGCCGTACGACGGTGCCCGGCCTGTACGCCTGCGGCGAGGTCGCCTGCACGGGTGTGCACGGCGCGAACCGGCTGGCGTCCAACTCCCTCCTGGAGGGCCTGGTCTTCGCCGAGCGCATCGCGGCCGACATCGTGGACGGACCCAGGGCCGACCCCGGTGCCGTCCCTCGGCGTGAGCCTGTGGTGCCCCCCGCCGGAGCGCACACCGTCCCGCTGCTCACCGCGGAGTCCCGGGCCGCCGTCCAGCGGATCATGACCAGGGGCGCAGGCGTCATCCGCTCCGCCGGCAGCCTCGCCACCGCGGCCGGGGAACTGGACGCGCTCCAGCAGGCCGCTGCCGAGGAGGACGGCCCCAAGGACGCCGTACCCGGGGTGGAGGCGTGGGAGGCCACGAACCTGCTCCTCGTCTCGCGGGTGCTGGTCGCCGCCGCGCAGGAGCGCGAGGAGACCCGCGGCTGCCACTGGCGCGAGGACCGGCCCGACCGCGACGACGCCGACTGGCGCCGCCACCTCGTCGTCCGTCTCGCCCCGGACCGGCAGCCGGTCGTCCGCACGACGGACAGCGCCGCGTTCCCGCCCGTACGCCCCCGAGACCCTGCGGACCCCGCAGACACAGCACTGTCCGCCAGCCCCCGCAACCACCCCGCCGACGCCCCCGAGGAGCCGTAA
- a CDS encoding Rossmann-like and DUF2520 domain-containing protein, with translation MNASVSKEALDARDRPARLTVGVVGAGRVGPALAASLQLAGHRPVAVSGVSDASVRRAAALLPDVPLVTPAEVLARAELVLLTVPDDALPGLVEGLAETGAVRPGQLLVHTSGRYGTKVLDPALRAGALPLALHPAMTFTGSSVDVQRLAGCSFGVTAPEELRLAAEALVIEMGGEPEWIAEESRPLYHAALALGANHLVTLVAQSMELLREAGVGAPDRMLGPLLGAALDNALRSGDAALTGPVARGDAGTVSAHIRELRAHAPQTVAGYLAMARATADRALDHGLLKPELAEDLLGVLSDSNAANGTNGTHGPDGSGPGEKR, from the coding sequence GTGAACGCATCAGTTTCCAAGGAAGCCCTCGACGCGAGGGACCGCCCCGCCCGCCTCACCGTCGGCGTCGTCGGCGCGGGACGGGTCGGGCCCGCCCTCGCCGCCTCGCTGCAGCTCGCCGGGCACCGCCCGGTCGCGGTGTCGGGCGTCTCCGACGCATCCGTGCGCCGGGCGGCCGCACTGCTCCCGGACGTTCCTCTGGTGACGCCCGCCGAGGTCCTCGCGCGAGCCGAGCTCGTGCTGCTGACCGTCCCCGACGACGCGTTGCCCGGCCTGGTCGAAGGGCTCGCCGAGACAGGCGCCGTGCGACCCGGCCAGCTGCTCGTCCACACCTCAGGGCGGTACGGGACGAAGGTGCTGGATCCCGCGCTGCGGGCCGGGGCCCTCCCGCTCGCCCTGCATCCGGCGATGACCTTCACCGGCAGCTCCGTGGACGTCCAGCGGCTGGCGGGCTGCTCCTTCGGGGTCACCGCACCCGAAGAGCTCAGGCTCGCCGCCGAGGCGCTCGTGATCGAGATGGGCGGCGAGCCCGAATGGATCGCCGAGGAGTCCCGGCCGCTCTACCACGCGGCGCTCGCCCTCGGAGCGAATCACCTGGTCACCCTCGTCGCGCAGTCCATGGAGCTGCTCCGTGAAGCCGGCGTGGGCGCTCCCGACCGGATGCTCGGCCCCCTCCTCGGCGCGGCGCTCGACAACGCCCTGCGCTCCGGCGACGCGGCGCTGACCGGGCCCGTCGCCCGGGGCGACGCGGGGACCGTGTCCGCGCACATCCGTGAGCTGCGCGCCCATGCCCCGCAGACAGTGGCCGGATATCTCGCCATGGCGCGCGCCACGGCCGACCGGGCGCTGGACCACGGCCTGCTCAAACCGGAGCTCGCGGAGGACCTCCTCGGCGTCCTGTCGGACAGCAACGCCGCGAACGGCACGAACGGAACACACGGTCCGGACGGATCCGGGCCGGGGGAGAAGCGATGA
- a CDS encoding amino-acid N-acetyltransferase, whose product MTVRRARTSDVASVRALLDGYVSEGILLDKATVTLYEDIQEFWVAERDEDARVIGCGALHVMWEDLAEVRTLAVDHGIKGAGVGHQVLGKLLQTARWLGVRRVFCLTFEVDFFAAHGFTEIGETPVDGDVYSELLRSYDEGVAEFLGLERVKPNTLGNSRMLLHL is encoded by the coding sequence ATCACCGTCCGGCGCGCCAGGACGAGCGATGTGGCGTCAGTCCGCGCACTCCTTGACGGCTACGTCTCCGAAGGCATCCTGCTCGACAAAGCGACGGTGACGCTTTACGAGGACATCCAGGAGTTCTGGGTGGCCGAACGCGACGAGGACGCCCGTGTCATCGGATGCGGCGCACTGCACGTGATGTGGGAAGACCTCGCCGAAGTCCGTACTCTCGCCGTCGACCACGGCATCAAGGGCGCCGGAGTCGGGCACCAGGTCCTGGGCAAGCTCCTGCAGACCGCGCGCTGGCTCGGTGTCCGCAGGGTTTTCTGCCTCACGTTCGAAGTCGACTTCTTCGCCGCGCACGGCTTCACCGAGATCGGAGAGACGCCGGTCGACGGAGATGTCTACAGCGAGCTGCTGCGTTCCTATGACGAGGGCGTCGCCGAGTTCCTCGGTCTCGAACGAGTGAAGCCGAACACCTTGGGCAACAGCCGGATGCTTCTGCACCTGTGA
- the panC gene encoding pantoate--beta-alanine ligase: protein MNTAPANLLRSAAELDALGRAAGARRAVVMTMGALHDGHATLIRAARAAAGPDGQVVVTVFVNPLQFGEAADLDRYPRTLEADLAVASEAGADAVFAPSVDEVYPGGEPQVRITAGPMGERLEGTSRPGHFDGMLTVVAKLLHLTGPDAAFFGQKDAQQLALVRRMVGDLNFGIDIVAVPTVRDPDGLALSSRNRFLSAEERRTALALPRALFAARDRLVAQQTLHARARTMPEREGRAAALTRLGEARAAADSQAVALARPTVVPAAVLAAARAVLDEAAEEEVPLTLDYVALVDPADFTELPDDRVSGEAVLAVAARVGATRLIDNIPLTLGAHT, encoded by the coding sequence ATGAACACCGCACCCGCCAACCTGCTGCGCTCCGCCGCGGAGCTGGACGCCCTCGGCCGGGCCGCCGGAGCCCGCCGCGCCGTCGTCATGACGATGGGCGCGCTCCACGACGGCCACGCCACCCTGATCCGTGCGGCGCGGGCAGCCGCGGGACCCGACGGCCAGGTCGTGGTCACCGTCTTCGTCAACCCGCTCCAGTTCGGCGAGGCCGCCGACCTCGACCGCTATCCCCGCACCCTGGAGGCCGATCTCGCCGTCGCCTCGGAGGCCGGGGCCGACGCGGTGTTCGCCCCCTCCGTCGACGAGGTCTACCCCGGCGGCGAGCCGCAGGTCAGGATCACCGCGGGACCCATGGGCGAGCGCCTGGAGGGCACCTCCCGGCCCGGGCACTTCGACGGCATGCTCACCGTCGTCGCCAAGCTCCTCCACCTCACCGGGCCGGACGCGGCGTTCTTCGGACAGAAGGACGCGCAGCAGCTCGCACTGGTCCGCCGCATGGTGGGCGATCTGAACTTCGGCATCGACATCGTCGCGGTGCCGACCGTGCGCGACCCGGACGGCCTCGCACTCTCCAGCCGCAACCGCTTCCTCTCCGCCGAGGAGCGCAGGACCGCGCTGGCCCTGCCCAGGGCTCTGTTCGCCGCGCGCGACCGGCTGGTCGCCCAGCAGACGCTGCACGCACGTGCCCGGACGATGCCGGAGCGCGAGGGACGGGCCGCCGCCCTCACCCGGCTCGGAGAGGCCCGCGCGGCCGCCGACTCACAGGCTGTGGCACTGGCCCGGCCGACCGTCGTACCTGCCGCGGTGCTGGCCGCGGCACGGGCCGTCCTCGACGAGGCGGCCGAGGAAGAGGTGCCCCTCACCCTGGACTACGTGGCGCTCGTGGACCCGGCGGACTTCACCGAGCTCCCCGACGACCGCGTCAGCGGCGAGGCGGTGCTCGCCGTCGCGGCTCGCGTGGGAGCCACCCGCCTGATCGACAACATCCCGCTGACCCTCGGAGCCCACACGTGA
- a CDS encoding BlaI/MecI/CopY family transcriptional regulator, with protein MPRQLGELEDTVMTRVWQWNRPVTVREVLEDLQQERSIAYTTVMTVMDNLHQKGWVRREVDGRAYRYTAVSTRAAYSAALMNEAWSQSDNPAAALVAFFGMMSAEQREALRDAIRVVAPTFPEPAGSRPDDGAAADGAPPESGR; from the coding sequence GTGCCTCGCCAATTGGGAGAGCTGGAAGACACCGTGATGACACGGGTCTGGCAATGGAACCGCCCGGTCACCGTGCGGGAAGTTCTCGAGGACCTTCAACAGGAACGGTCCATCGCGTACACGACCGTCATGACGGTAATGGACAATCTCCATCAGAAGGGCTGGGTGCGCAGGGAAGTCGACGGCCGCGCATATCGATATACGGCGGTCTCCACCCGCGCCGCATACTCGGCCGCACTGATGAACGAGGCCTGGTCCCAGAGCGACAACCCGGCGGCGGCGCTGGTCGCCTTCTTCGGCATGATGTCCGCGGAGCAGCGTGAAGCTCTCCGGGATGCGATCCGCGTCGTCGCTCCCACCTTCCCGGAACCGGCCGGGAGCCGGCCCGATGACGGGGCCGCAGCCGATGGAGCGCCGCCGGAGAGTGGGCGATAG
- a CDS encoding histone-like nucleoid-structuring protein Lsr2 has protein sequence MAQKVQVLLVDDLDGGEADETVTFALDGKTYEIDLTTGNADKLRGLLEPYTKSGRRTGGRAATGRGKGRAVTGGNKDTAEIRRWARENGHNVNDRGRVPAEIREAYEKANG, from the coding sequence GTGGCACAGAAGGTTCAGGTCCTTCTTGTTGATGACCTCGACGGTGGCGAGGCGGACGAGACAGTGACGTTCGCTCTGGATGGCAAGACGTACGAGATCGACCTCACCACGGGCAACGCGGACAAGCTCCGTGGTCTTCTTGAGCCGTACACCAAGAGCGGGCGCCGTACCGGTGGCCGCGCGGCGACCGGCCGTGGCAAGGGCCGCGCCGTTACCGGTGGCAACAAGGACACCGCCGAGATCCGTCGGTGGGCGCGCGAGAACGGCCACAACGTGAATGACCGTGGCCGCGTTCCCGCCGAGATCCGTGAGGCTTACGAGAAGGCCAACGGCTGA
- a CDS encoding response regulator transcription factor, whose protein sequence is MAIRVMLVDDQVLLRTGFRMVLAAQPDMEVVAEAGDGAEAIEVLRSTSVDVVLMDVRMPRLDGVEATRRICARTEPPKVLILTTFDLDEYAFSGLKAGASGFMLKDVPPGELLSAIRSVHSGDAVVAPSTTRRLLDRFSPMLPSGRKDPQHRHVEKLTGREREVMLLVAQGLSNGEIAARLVLSEATVKTHVGRILTKLGLRDRVQVVVLAYETGLVRAGGGAG, encoded by the coding sequence ATGGCGATCCGAGTGATGCTCGTCGACGACCAGGTGCTGCTGCGCACCGGCTTCCGGATGGTGCTCGCCGCCCAGCCGGACATGGAGGTCGTCGCGGAGGCGGGTGACGGGGCGGAGGCGATCGAGGTGCTGCGGTCCACGTCCGTCGACGTGGTGCTGATGGACGTACGCATGCCACGCCTGGACGGCGTCGAGGCGACCCGGCGCATCTGCGCGCGGACGGAGCCGCCCAAGGTGCTGATCCTGACCACGTTCGACCTGGACGAGTACGCGTTCTCCGGCCTGAAGGCGGGCGCCAGCGGCTTCATGCTCAAGGACGTGCCGCCCGGTGAACTGCTCTCCGCCATCCGCTCGGTGCACAGCGGCGACGCCGTCGTCGCCCCGTCCACGACCCGCCGGCTCCTCGACCGGTTCTCGCCGATGCTGCCGAGCGGCAGGAAGGATCCTCAGCACAGGCACGTCGAGAAGCTGACCGGGCGTGAGCGCGAGGTGATGCTGCTGGTCGCCCAGGGTCTGTCCAACGGCGAGATCGCGGCCCGGCTGGTGCTCTCCGAGGCGACCGTGAAGACGCACGTGGGCCGCATCCTGACCAAACTGGGTCTGCGCGACCGCGTCCAGGTGGTCGTCCTCGCCTACGAGACGGGCCTGGTCAGGGCCGGCGGAGGGGCGGGCTGA
- a CDS encoding DUF5937 family protein encodes MHIDIAGLPPERIVFETSPLAELGLALHALSEPGHHPGLHGWATATAAALEPDLADRLHEAEFLWRNTFSDVFMPFAGVRGGDGRTGSTLAEDLDILDRLDDERFVSAALEFTCASQYGTGAPSPLADTGMRTRALDMASARGPKQLAFTRQLLADPGSVRGWVRRLFEDCDQAFFADTWRRAQVQLAADARHKTEVLRHKGVGAALGAVSAALSLDEESGRISVDKLTTGRTEATGSAAGTGLTLVPTSFGWPHLMVLHAPGWRPVIHYPVHRPELPSPASVELLQLRMEALAHPMRMRLCRNLARSPYTTGELADSHGITPPEVSRHLAVLKKAGLVTTRRRGRYVLHSLDLTVVARLGSDFLEGVLR; translated from the coding sequence GTGCACATCGACATCGCGGGCCTGCCTCCCGAGCGCATAGTTTTCGAGACCTCCCCCCTCGCCGAGCTGGGGCTCGCCCTTCATGCGCTCTCCGAGCCCGGGCACCACCCCGGCCTGCACGGCTGGGCGACCGCGACAGCGGCGGCCCTGGAGCCGGACCTCGCGGACCGGCTGCACGAGGCGGAGTTCCTGTGGCGGAACACCTTCTCCGACGTCTTCATGCCGTTCGCCGGCGTCCGCGGCGGGGACGGCAGGACCGGCTCGACCCTCGCCGAGGACCTGGACATCCTGGACAGGCTCGACGACGAACGGTTCGTCTCGGCCGCCCTGGAGTTCACCTGCGCGAGCCAGTACGGAACGGGTGCGCCCTCCCCCCTCGCGGACACCGGGATGCGGACCCGCGCGCTCGACATGGCGTCGGCCAGGGGGCCGAAGCAGCTGGCTTTCACCCGGCAGCTGCTGGCCGATCCGGGCTCCGTACGCGGCTGGGTGAGGCGCCTCTTCGAGGACTGCGACCAGGCCTTCTTCGCCGACACCTGGCGACGGGCCCAGGTCCAGCTGGCCGCCGACGCCCGGCACAAGACGGAGGTTCTGCGCCACAAAGGCGTCGGCGCGGCGCTCGGGGCCGTCTCCGCGGCTCTCTCGCTGGACGAGGAGTCCGGCAGGATCAGCGTCGACAAACTGACCACCGGCAGGACCGAGGCCACGGGCTCGGCCGCGGGCACCGGCCTCACCCTCGTCCCGACCAGCTTCGGCTGGCCGCATCTGATGGTGCTGCACGCGCCCGGCTGGCGCCCGGTGATCCACTACCCGGTGCACCGTCCGGAACTGCCCTCCCCCGCCTCGGTCGAGCTGCTCCAGCTCCGGATGGAGGCGCTTGCCCACCCCATGCGCATGCGCCTCTGCCGCAACCTGGCCCGTTCCCCGTACACCACGGGCGAACTCGCCGACTCGCACGGCATCACGCCGCCCGAGGTCTCCCGTCACCTGGCCGTGCTCAAGAAGGCCGGCCTGGTCACCACCCGTCGACGGGGACGGTACGTCCTGCACTCGCTGGACCTGACGGTCGTCGCCCGACTGGGAAGCGACTTCCTGGAGGGCGTACTGCGGTGA